The following are encoded together in the Lagopus muta isolate bLagMut1 chromosome Z, bLagMut1 primary, whole genome shotgun sequence genome:
- the CHRNB3 gene encoding neuronal acetylcholine receptor subunit beta-3, with translation MPMLCLLLCVLCWSHSDVAALGSVVENEDALLRHLFQGYQKWVRPVENSNDTIKVLFGLKISQLVDVDEKNQLMTTNVWLKQEWMDHKLSWSPEEYGGITAIRVPSESLWLPDIVLFENADGRFEGSLMTKAIVKYNGVVTWTPPASYKSSCTMDVTFFPFDRQNCSMKFGSWTYDGSMVDLILVDENVDRKDFFDNGEWEILNAKGMKGNRKDGLYSYPFVTYSFVLRRLPLFYTLFLIIPCLGLSFLTVLVFYLPSDEGEKLSLSTSVLVSLTVFLLVIEEIIPSSSKVIPLIGEYLLFIMIFVTLSIIVTVFVINVHHRSSATYHPMAPWVKRLFLQKLPRLLCMKGHVDRYSFSDTEEKETTLKSKLPGKQKHKQAKDGEKIVIAFLEKAADSIRYISRHVKKEHFIRQVVQDWKFVAQVLDRIFLWLFLVVSVVGSVLIFTPALQMWLNSTL, from the exons ATGTGGCTGCCCTTGGTTCAGTTGTGGAGAATGAGGATGCACTCTTGAGACACTTATTTCAAGGCTATCAGAAATGGGTCCGTCCTGTGGAAAACTCCAATGACACCATCAAAGTCCTCTTTGGGTTAAAGATATCACAGCTTGTGGATGTG GATGAGAAGAACCAGCTGATGACGACCAACGTGTGGCTGAAACAG GAATGGATGGACCACAAGCTCTCCTGGAGTCCAGAGGAATATGGTGGGATCACTGCTATCCGTGTCCCTTCTGAGTCCTTGTGGCTTCCTGACATTGTTCTGTTTGAAAA TGCTGATGGACGTTTTGAAGGGTCCCTGATGACCAAAGCCATAGTGAAATACAATGGAGTGGTGACCTGGACACCACCAGCCAGCTACAAAAGCTCCTGCACGATGGACGTAACCTTCTTCCCCTTCGACAGGCAGAACTGTTCCATGAAATTTGGATCATGGACATACGATGGCAGTATGGTGGACTTGATTCTAGTGGATGAAAATGTAGACAGGAAAGACTTCTTTGATAATGGGGAGTGGGAGATCTTAAATGCCAAAGGTATGAAAGGCAACAGGAAGGATGGGCTGTACTCTTACCCATTTGTCACTTACTCCTTTGTGTTGAGACGCCTTCCACTGTTCTACACTCTTTTCTTAATAATTCCCTGCCTAGGATTGTCTTTTCTAACTGTCCTAGTGTTTTACCTGCCCTcagatgaaggagaaaagctCTCATTGTCCACTTCAGTTCTAGTCTCcctcactgttttccttttagtgATTGAGGAAATAATCCCTTCTTCTTCCAAAGTCATCCCTCTGATTGGTGAGTATCTACTGTTCATCATGATTTTTGTGACCCTTTCTATCATTGTGACTGTCTTTGTTATCAACGTCCACCACCGCTCCTCAGCAACCTACCATCCCATGGCTCCCTGGGTTAAAAGACTCTTCCTCCAGAAGCTGCCTCGGCTGCTCTGCATGAAGGGACATGTAGACCGTTATTCTTTCTCAGACACTGAGGAAAAGGAAACCACCTTGAAATCAAAACTCCCAGGAAAGCAGAAACACAAGCAAGCAAAAGATGGAGAGAAGATCGTGATTGCCTTTTTGGAAAAGGCAGCTGATTCCATTCGGTACATTTCCAGGCATGTCAAAAAGGAGCACTTCATCAGGCAG GTTGTCCAAGACTGGAAATTTGTAGCTCAAGTCCTGGATCGGATCTTCCTGTGGTTATTCCTGGTGGTGTCAGTGGTGGGTTCAGTTCTCATCTTCACCCCTGCGTTACAGATGTGGCTGAATAGCACCTTGTAG
- the CHRNA6 gene encoding neuronal acetylcholine receptor subunit alpha-6, which produces MPKKSYVRLSRKPRPFRLGVRRAVNSAETPPCRGWGSSVNPEDIVRELGLQDTTACESEERLFHKLFSHYNQFIRPVENVSDPVTVHFELAITQLTNVDEVNQIMETNLWLRHIWNDYKLRWDPREYDGIEFVRVPADKIWKPDIVLYNNAVGDFQVEGKTKALLRYDGMITWTPPAIFKSSCPMDITFFPFDHQNCSLKFGSWTYDKAKIDLLIIGSKVDMNEFWENSEWEIVDASGYKHDIKYNCCEEIYTDITYSFYIRRLPMFYTINLIIPCLFISFLTVLVFYLPSDCGEKVTLCISVLLSLTVFLLVITETIPSTSLVIPLVGEYLLFTMIFVTLSIVITVFVLNIHYRTPTTHTMPKWVKTVFLSLLPKVLLMQRPLEQEKKNISKETKKGSAKTSGKAKHRKHKDNKLHKEHRCCHCDKAAELTSTKRSQLSHQSLKWMAEHTEYSPEVKDVISNVQFIAENMKSQNETKEVEDDWKYVAMVIDRVFLWVFIILCVFGTAGLFIQPLIADA; this is translated from the exons ACACCACAGCCTGCGAGTCAGAGGAACGGCTATTTCACAAACTCTTCTCCCACTACAACCAGTTCATCAGGCCGGTGGAAAATGTATCTGATCCTGTCACAGTGCATTTTGAATTGGCCATTACCCAGCTTACAAATGTG GATGAAGTCAATCAGATTATGGAAACCAATTTGTGGCTAAGACAT ATTTGGAATGACTACAAATTGCGATGGGATCCCAGAGAGTATGATGGAATTGAATTTGTTCGGGTACCAGCAGATAAAATCTGGAAACCAGATATTGTCTTATACAATAA TGCTGTGGGAGATTTTCAAGTTGAAGGCAAGACCAAAGCCCTTCTTCGCTACGATGGAATGATCACCTGGACCCCCCCAGCTATATTTAAAAGTTCCTGTCCCATGGATATtacttttttcccatttgatCATCAGAACTGTTCCTTGAAATTTGGCTCATGGACTTACGACAAAGCCAAAATTGATCTTCTGATCATTGGCTCCAAAGTAGACATGAATGAGTTTTGGGAAAATAGTGAGTGGGAAATAGTTGATGCTTCTGGCTACAAACATGACATCAAATATAACTGCTGTGAAGAGATCTACACAGATATAACATATTCATTTTATATTCGAAGATTGCCAATGTTCTACACTATAAATTTGATTATTCCCTGCCTCTTCATCTCATTCCTGACTGTGCTAGTTTTTTACCTGCCATCTGACTGTGGTGAGAAGGTGACTCTTTGcatctctgttctgctttctttgacTGTATTTTTACTAGTGATCACAGAAACAATTCCATCTACCTCGTTAGTAATACCTCTCGTGGGTGAATATTTGCTCTTCACGATGATATTTGTGACTCTCTCCATCGTCATCACTGTGTTTGTCCTAAATATACATTACAGAACTCCAACTACACACACAATGCCCAAATGGGTAAAAACTGTCTTTCTTAGCCTGCTCCCCAAGGTTCTGTTGATGCAGCGGCCTctagaacaggagaaaaaaaacatctccaAAGAGACCAAGAAAGGATCAGCCAAAACATCaggcaaagcaaagcacaggaaaCACAAAGATAACAAATTACATAAGGAGCACCGGTGTTGTCACTGCGATAAAGCAGCCGAACTCACCTCAACCAAAAGAAGTCAACTGAGTCATCAGTCATTGAAATGGAtggcagagcacacagagtACTCCCCAGAAGTGAAAGATGTCATCAGCAACGTTCAGTTCATTGCAGAGAACATGAAGTCTCAAAATGAAACCAAAGAG gtgGAAGATGATTGGAAATATGTAGCTATGGTGATTGACAGAGTATTTCTCTGGGTGTTTATAATCCTTTGTGTGTTTGGGACTGCTGGATTATTTATCCAGCCACTAATAGCAGATGCATAA